In Streptomyces sp. NBC_00878, a single window of DNA contains:
- a CDS encoding glycoside hydrolase family 6 protein codes for MSRTRTALLAAMALVAGTTGAAVAAIPPDAGVAAIPCTVDYKVQNQWDSGFTAAVTLTNNSAAKTSWAVKWSYAGNQKVTSGWNAKFSQSGTAVTAANESYNGTLGTGSSVSFGFNGSYSGTNALPTTFTLDGVTCNVDDGGSGPGPTDPPPGPGNKVDNPYAGAKVYVNPEWKAKATAEAGGSRIANQPTGVWLDRIAAINGVNGGMGLRAHLDAALAQKGSDQLVVQLVIYNLPGRDCAALASNGELGATEIDKYKTQYIDPIAAILADSKYAGLRIVTTVEIDSLPNLVTNVSPRVTATANCDTMKANGNYVKGVGYALNKLGHVPNVYNYVDAGHHGWLGWDDNFAPSAALFKEAATAEGATVADVHGFIVNTANYSALKENYFTINDSVNGASVRTSKWIDWNRYVDEQSYAQAMRDQLVSIGFPAGIGMLVDTSRNGWGGTARPTGPGATTNVDTYINGGRYDRRIHLGNWCNQSGAGLGERPQAAPATGIDAYVWMKPPGESDGSSTAIPNDEGKGFDRMCDPTYTGNPRNNNNMSGALPNAPLSGHWFSAQFQELMRNAYPAL; via the coding sequence ATGAGCCGTACCAGAACAGCACTCCTCGCGGCGATGGCGCTGGTCGCCGGCACCACGGGCGCCGCCGTCGCTGCCATACCCCCGGACGCCGGCGTGGCCGCCATCCCCTGCACCGTCGACTACAAGGTGCAGAACCAGTGGGACTCAGGCTTCACCGCCGCCGTCACGCTCACCAACAACAGCGCGGCCAAGACGAGTTGGGCCGTCAAGTGGTCGTACGCCGGAAACCAGAAGGTCACCAGCGGCTGGAACGCCAAGTTCAGCCAGAGCGGCACCGCCGTCACCGCCGCCAACGAGAGCTACAACGGCACGCTGGGGACCGGGAGTTCGGTCAGTTTCGGCTTCAACGGCAGCTACAGCGGCACCAACGCGCTGCCCACCACCTTCACCCTGGACGGGGTGACCTGCAACGTCGACGACGGTGGCAGCGGTCCAGGCCCCACGGACCCACCACCTGGCCCGGGCAACAAGGTCGACAACCCGTACGCCGGTGCCAAGGTGTATGTGAACCCGGAGTGGAAGGCGAAGGCCACCGCGGAAGCCGGGGGCAGCCGCATCGCCAACCAGCCGACGGGCGTATGGCTCGACCGGATCGCCGCCATCAACGGCGTGAACGGCGGGATGGGCCTGCGCGCCCACCTGGACGCGGCGCTGGCGCAGAAGGGCTCCGACCAACTGGTCGTCCAGCTGGTCATCTACAACCTGCCGGGCCGTGACTGCGCGGCTCTCGCCTCCAACGGCGAACTCGGCGCGACGGAGATCGACAAGTACAAGACCCAGTACATCGACCCGATCGCGGCGATCCTCGCCGACAGCAAGTACGCGGGGCTGCGCATCGTCACGACCGTCGAGATCGACTCGCTGCCGAACCTCGTCACGAACGTCTCGCCCCGCGTCACCGCCACCGCCAACTGCGACACGATGAAGGCGAACGGCAACTACGTCAAGGGCGTCGGATACGCCCTGAACAAGCTCGGCCACGTGCCCAACGTCTACAACTACGTGGACGCCGGACACCACGGCTGGCTCGGCTGGGACGACAACTTCGCACCCTCCGCCGCCCTCTTCAAGGAGGCCGCCACTGCCGAGGGCGCGACCGTCGCCGACGTCCACGGCTTCATCGTGAACACCGCCAACTACAGTGCCCTGAAGGAGAATTACTTCACGATCAACGACTCCGTGAACGGCGCGTCGGTCCGTACGTCGAAGTGGATCGACTGGAACCGGTACGTCGACGAGCAGTCGTACGCGCAGGCCATGCGCGACCAGCTGGTCTCGATCGGCTTCCCCGCCGGGATCGGCATGCTGGTCGACACCTCCCGCAACGGCTGGGGCGGCACGGCCCGGCCGACCGGCCCCGGGGCGACGACCAACGTCGACACCTACATCAACGGCGGCCGCTACGACCGCCGCATCCATCTCGGCAACTGGTGCAACCAGTCGGGCGCGGGCCTCGGCGAACGGCCGCAGGCGGCACCGGCGACCGGCATCGACGCGTACGTGTGGATGAAGCCGCCGGGCGAGTCGGACGGGTCGAGCACCGCCATCCCGAACGACGAGGGCAAGGGTTTCGACCGGATGTGCGACCCGACGTACACCGGCAACCCGCGGAACAACAACAACATGTCGGGCGCCCTGCCGAACGCGCCGCTGTCCGGACACTGGTTCTCGGCCCAGTTCCAGGAGCTGATGAGGAACGCGTATCCGGCGCTGTGA
- a CDS encoding SDR family oxidoreductase, which yields MTDSPVALITGGGSGIGAAVARQLLDAGHRVTVTGRGEERLRGFAEQLGKPEGLLTIAGDAADYDHVQAAVEATVREFGRLDTVVANAGFATHDTVAEGDPAGWRDMVLTNVLGPALLIRASIDRLKETKGRIVLVGSVAGHIHGPGNLYGATKWAVTGLAENTRRQVTEYGVGVTLISPGRVETPFWDGYGSLPPGHLLTSDQIAESVVWAIRQPSGVDVNTVVVRPIGQPV from the coding sequence ATGACTGACTCACCAGTGGCGCTGATCACCGGCGGCGGCAGCGGTATCGGTGCGGCGGTGGCGCGGCAGCTGCTCGATGCCGGGCACCGGGTGACGGTGACGGGGCGCGGGGAGGAGCGGCTGCGCGGGTTCGCCGAGCAACTCGGCAAGCCCGAGGGGCTGTTGACGATCGCGGGGGACGCGGCCGACTACGACCACGTCCAGGCGGCCGTCGAGGCGACGGTGCGGGAGTTCGGACGGCTGGACACGGTCGTCGCCAACGCCGGGTTCGCCACGCACGACACCGTCGCCGAGGGCGATCCGGCCGGGTGGCGGGACATGGTGCTGACCAATGTGCTCGGCCCCGCGCTGCTCATCCGGGCGTCGATCGATCGACTGAAGGAGACCAAGGGCAGGATCGTGCTCGTCGGCAGCGTCGCGGGCCACATCCACGGGCCCGGCAACCTCTACGGGGCGACGAAGTGGGCCGTGACCGGGCTCGCCGAGAACACCCGGCGGCAGGTCACCGAGTACGGCGTGGGCGTGACCCTGATCTCGCCCGGCCGGGTGGAGACACCCTTCTGGGACGGCTACGGCAGCCTGCCGCCCGGGCATCTCCTCACCTCGGACCAGATCGCGGAGTCGGTCGTCTGGGCGATCCGCCAGCCGAGCGGGGTGGACGTGAACACCGTGGTCGTGCGCCCGATCGGCCAGCCGGTCTGA
- a CDS encoding ABC transporter ATP-binding protein: MSGTPARPVPTTPAPPPALQATHIGVRFGGIRALDAVSLTLRPGEICGLIGPNGAGKTTLFDVLSGIRRPDEGRVHLDGTDITRRSPVWRARRGMRRTFQRQQLFGQLTVADNLVVAQEWRGGGGGLAADLLASPTRRTYERERRTRAADVLRACGLSDLGETYAGALPVGRARMVELARAVADPPRVLLLDEPASGMTADERRHLSSVIRRLSGEEGCAVLLVEHNVAFVMELSTRVVVLDLGRVLAEGTPAEVHTDRRVRDAYLGTTAG; encoded by the coding sequence ATGAGTGGCACCCCTGCCCGCCCCGTACCCACCACACCCGCCCCACCCCCCGCCCTCCAAGCCACCCACATCGGCGTCCGCTTCGGCGGGATCCGGGCGCTGGACGCCGTGAGCCTCACCCTGCGCCCCGGAGAGATCTGCGGGCTCATCGGCCCCAACGGGGCGGGAAAGACGACCCTCTTCGACGTACTTTCCGGTATCCGGCGCCCCGACGAGGGCCGCGTCCACCTCGACGGAACGGACATCACCCGCCGCTCCCCCGTCTGGCGGGCCCGCCGCGGGATGCGCCGCACCTTCCAGCGGCAGCAGCTGTTCGGCCAGCTCACGGTGGCCGACAACCTGGTGGTGGCCCAGGAGTGGCGCGGCGGTGGAGGCGGACTCGCGGCCGATCTGCTGGCGTCACCGACCCGGCGTACGTACGAGCGGGAGCGCCGTACCCGAGCGGCCGACGTCCTGCGCGCCTGCGGGCTCAGCGATCTCGGTGAGACCTACGCCGGGGCCCTGCCGGTGGGCCGGGCCCGTATGGTCGAGCTGGCGCGGGCGGTCGCGGACCCGCCCAGGGTGCTGTTGCTGGACGAACCCGCGTCCGGGATGACGGCCGACGAACGCCGTCACCTGTCGTCCGTCATCCGCCGCCTGTCCGGCGAGGAGGGCTGCGCCGTACTCCTCGTGGAGCACAACGTCGCCTTCGTCATGGAACTGTCCACCCGGGTCGTCGTACTCGACCTGGGCCGCGTCCTCGCCGAGGGCACCCCCGCCGAGGTCCACACCGACCGACGGGTGCGGGACGCGTACCTGGGCACGACCGCCGGCTGA
- a CDS encoding trans-aconitate 2-methyltransferase yields the protein MAHDHEPHQNDGDGHGHGQGHGQGHGQGQGHDHGPGHGHGPGPGPGHDHTHIDFAEMLPMLEQEAELFSPLYAQVADWLRERQPEPELIVDAGSGPGVISCLLADTFPKARVVAVDGAEPLLEAARARAARLGIADRFSTLEAELADGLGDLEYPADLLWASRSLHHVGDQRAALAGFTERLAPGGTLALLEGGLPFRYLPRDIGIGRPGLQSRTDAVEQEWFTRMRRELPGAVEETEDWPALLNAVGLRHAATRTFLLDLPAPLSEEGRAFVATSLGHRRAGLAEDLDADDLAALDRLLDADDKASVFQRPDVFVLAAMTVYVGVKP from the coding sequence ATGGCGCACGATCACGAACCCCACCAGAACGACGGCGACGGCCACGGCCACGGCCAGGGCCACGGCCAGGGCCACGGCCAGGGCCAGGGCCACGATCATGGTCCCGGTCACGGTCACGGTCCCGGTCCCGGTCCCGGTCACGATCACACCCACATCGACTTCGCCGAGATGCTTCCGATGCTGGAGCAGGAGGCCGAGCTGTTCAGCCCGCTCTACGCGCAGGTGGCCGACTGGCTGCGGGAACGGCAGCCGGAGCCCGAACTGATCGTCGACGCGGGCAGTGGTCCCGGCGTCATCTCCTGTCTGCTCGCCGATACGTTCCCCAAGGCCCGGGTCGTCGCCGTGGACGGGGCGGAGCCTCTCCTGGAGGCGGCCCGCGCCCGTGCCGCGCGCCTCGGGATCGCCGACCGCTTCAGCACGCTGGAGGCCGAACTCGCCGACGGGTTGGGCGACTTGGAGTACCCGGCCGACCTCCTCTGGGCCAGCAGGTCCCTGCACCACGTCGGCGACCAGCGGGCCGCCCTCGCGGGCTTCACCGAGCGGCTCGCACCCGGCGGGACCCTCGCCCTGCTGGAGGGCGGGCTGCCCTTCCGCTACCTTCCGCGCGACATCGGCATCGGCCGCCCGGGTCTGCAGTCCCGGACGGACGCGGTCGAGCAGGAGTGGTTCACGCGGATGCGGCGCGAGCTGCCGGGCGCGGTCGAGGAGACCGAGGACTGGCCGGCCCTGCTGAACGCGGTCGGGCTGCGGCACGCCGCGACCCGTACCTTCCTGCTCGATCTGCCCGCGCCGCTGTCGGAGGAGGGTCGCGCCTTCGTCGCCACCAGCCTCGGCCATCGCCGCGCCGGACTCGCGGAGGACCTCGATGCCGATGATCTCGCCGCACTCGACCGACTCCTCGACGCGGACGACAAGGCGAGCGTGTTCCAACGACCGGATGTGTTCGTGCTCGCGGCGATGACGGTGTATGTCGGGGTGAAGCCTTAG
- a CDS encoding glycoside hydrolase family 75 protein, with protein sequence MRTRTLTLAAAATGAALLAAAALPAGAAPVRAREGAVSAADLLAEVATCSQISRGRYSLDAAAPATVPVCGKSGAVFWKADMDIDCDGQVTTACNTRTDPWFQNQTSFRQSDGRPLNSEQLPYIVLPRASDIWKYANSGISGGSVAAVIYGDKVEYGVVGDTGPAEIIGEASYATARALGINPDPVTGGVRSGVTYIVFTDSKVSPIEDHSAAASLGEALAQEFLEDN encoded by the coding sequence GTGCGCACTCGAACGCTGACCCTCGCCGCCGCAGCCACCGGCGCCGCGCTGCTCGCCGCCGCGGCACTCCCCGCGGGGGCCGCCCCTGTACGGGCTCGGGAGGGCGCGGTCAGCGCCGCCGACCTGCTCGCCGAGGTGGCGACCTGCTCGCAGATCTCCCGCGGCAGGTACAGCCTCGACGCGGCGGCGCCGGCCACCGTCCCCGTGTGCGGCAAGAGCGGCGCGGTCTTCTGGAAGGCCGACATGGACATCGACTGCGACGGCCAGGTCACCACCGCGTGCAACACCCGCACCGATCCGTGGTTCCAAAACCAGACCTCCTTCCGCCAGTCCGACGGCCGACCGCTGAACTCGGAGCAACTGCCGTACATCGTGCTGCCCAGAGCCAGCGACATCTGGAAGTACGCGAACTCCGGTATCAGCGGCGGCAGCGTGGCGGCGGTGATCTACGGAGACAAGGTCGAGTACGGAGTCGTCGGCGACACCGGCCCCGCGGAGATCATCGGTGAGGCCTCGTACGCCACCGCGCGGGCCCTCGGCATCAATCCCGACCCGGTGACCGGCGGCGTGCGCTCGGGAGTGACGTACATCGTCTTCACCGATTCCAAGGTCTCCCCCATCGAGGACCACAGCGCGGCGGCGTCCCTCGGTGAGGCGCTGGCGCAGGAGTTCCTCGAGGACAACTGA
- a CDS encoding ATP-binding cassette domain-containing protein — MADLLGFVLSGLVSGALYALLATGLVLSYSASGLFNFAHGATAYLCALAFYELHSGFGWPAVPTAVLLVCAAAPALGWGLDRLMFRKLARVGETAQIVATIGLLVALPALGLWIVELLEDAGASVKPAENQFGLPGVGPSPARSWQLTDGVGIDSDQLITWVATAVVAVGLWVLMRHTPLGLKLRAAVDDRSLVELRGLSADRLSSIAWMLSSGLAGLAGVLATPLLGLSAHDFTLFLFVSATAAVLGRFVSVPLAFAGGLGLGVLQNLVAGYANFAERITGFRTAVPFLILFAGLLLLTRRGRTAGTAAVDAPPVDYLAGRSWLRRWGPWSAAAVLLAVAFYTVTTPFWSGILAQGLALSLVFVSFTVVTGLGAMVSLAQATFVTGAALVAGLLLSHGWPFVAAAAVGTCAAAVLGALVALPALRLGGRSLALATLALAFLADQVLFQIGWLRNGDTGWSIPRPVFGPVDLNDDRAFGVALLVLVTAAIAALSALRGSPSGRAMLAVRSAPAAAMASGVSVVRTKLVLFTLSAGLAGFGGVMYASYNTRVTATDFTAMTGLIWLAVVVAAGLRRPQFAVVAGLVYALVPHLVSDYVTESVHLPVILFGLAGLALANDPDGYCAAASVRVHRRRLAGGGSAGAAGPWSGTRSGTRSGTGTGSGTRVGAGAGTRAESGAASGSPTDKSSPPSSSPTRKSSAPGGNPAGVGETGPRPVAASSPAEPPALELRAVRAGYDGAPVLHGVDLAVHPGEILALLGPNGAGKSTTCRVAAGLIAPLGGQVYVAGRDATREGAVRRSRAGVALAPEGRGIFPALTIEENLALYLREKNQREAVYERFPGLAGRRGVPAGSLSGGEQQMLALAPLLQRPPKVLIADEPSLGLAPRIVEEVFRLLTELRDTGTALLLVEEKATEALGVADTVAYLAQGRVTWCGPRASVEADRLTEAYLGLAAPHDPDTGPVPVPVPLPSPDLEPVPGPDPESGPSPDLEPGPGPDLDSDPGSDPSPGSPMNPTIPSQPRRGVRP; from the coding sequence ATGGCGGACCTTCTCGGATTCGTACTGAGCGGACTGGTGTCGGGTGCGCTGTACGCGCTGCTCGCCACCGGTCTGGTGCTCTCCTACTCGGCCTCGGGCCTCTTCAACTTCGCGCACGGCGCGACCGCTTATCTGTGTGCGCTGGCCTTCTACGAGCTGCACTCGGGCTTCGGCTGGCCCGCCGTGCCGACGGCCGTCCTGCTGGTGTGCGCGGCGGCACCGGCACTCGGCTGGGGTCTCGACCGGCTGATGTTCCGCAAGCTGGCGCGGGTGGGTGAGACGGCCCAGATCGTCGCCACCATCGGGCTGTTGGTGGCGTTGCCCGCGCTCGGGCTGTGGATCGTCGAGCTGCTGGAGGACGCGGGCGCGTCGGTGAAACCGGCCGAGAACCAGTTCGGGCTGCCCGGTGTCGGCCCGAGTCCGGCCAGGTCCTGGCAGTTGACGGACGGTGTCGGCATCGACTCGGACCAGCTGATCACCTGGGTCGCGACGGCGGTGGTGGCCGTCGGCCTCTGGGTCCTGATGCGGCACACCCCGCTGGGGCTGAAGCTCCGGGCGGCCGTCGACGACCGTTCGCTGGTGGAGTTGCGCGGGCTGAGCGCGGACCGGCTGTCGTCGATCGCGTGGATGCTGTCGTCGGGGCTCGCGGGCCTGGCGGGCGTCCTGGCCACGCCTCTACTCGGCCTGTCCGCCCACGACTTCACGCTCTTCCTCTTCGTCTCGGCGACGGCGGCGGTGCTCGGCCGCTTCGTCTCCGTCCCGCTGGCGTTCGCGGGCGGACTCGGGCTCGGGGTGCTGCAGAACCTGGTCGCCGGGTACGCGAATTTCGCCGAGCGGATCACCGGATTCCGTACCGCCGTACCGTTCCTGATCCTCTTCGCCGGGCTGCTCCTGCTGACCCGGCGCGGCCGTACGGCGGGGACGGCGGCCGTGGACGCGCCGCCGGTCGACTATCTGGCGGGCCGGTCCTGGCTCCGGCGGTGGGGTCCGTGGTCCGCTGCCGCCGTGCTGCTCGCCGTGGCCTTCTACACGGTGACGACCCCCTTCTGGAGCGGCATCCTCGCCCAAGGGCTCGCCCTGTCCCTGGTGTTCGTCTCCTTCACGGTGGTGACGGGGCTCGGCGCGATGGTGTCCCTGGCGCAGGCGACCTTCGTGACGGGGGCGGCGCTGGTGGCGGGGCTGCTGCTGAGTCATGGCTGGCCGTTCGTGGCCGCGGCGGCCGTGGGGACGTGCGCGGCAGCCGTGCTCGGTGCCCTGGTGGCCCTCCCCGCGCTGCGGCTCGGCGGCCGCTCGCTCGCCCTCGCGACCCTCGCGCTCGCCTTTCTGGCGGACCAAGTCCTGTTCCAGATCGGCTGGTTGAGGAACGGTGACACGGGGTGGTCGATCCCGCGGCCGGTCTTCGGTCCGGTGGATCTGAACGACGACCGGGCGTTCGGTGTCGCACTGCTCGTACTGGTCACCGCGGCCATCGCCGCGCTCAGCGCGCTGCGCGGCTCGCCGTCCGGGCGGGCCATGCTCGCGGTGCGCTCCGCACCCGCGGCGGCGATGGCTTCGGGGGTGTCGGTCGTCCGCACCAAGCTGGTGCTGTTCACCCTGTCGGCCGGACTCGCGGGCTTCGGCGGCGTGATGTACGCGTCCTACAACACCCGTGTCACCGCTACCGACTTCACCGCGATGACGGGACTGATCTGGCTCGCGGTGGTCGTCGCGGCGGGCCTGCGGCGTCCGCAGTTCGCGGTCGTCGCCGGGCTGGTCTACGCCCTCGTACCGCACCTCGTCTCCGACTACGTCACCGAGTCCGTCCACCTCCCGGTGATCCTCTTCGGCCTGGCGGGCCTGGCCCTGGCGAACGACCCGGACGGGTACTGCGCGGCGGCGTCGGTGCGGGTGCATCGGCGGCGGTTGGCGGGTGGGGGCTCGGCGGGGGCCGCCGGGCCATGGTCGGGGACGAGGTCGGGGACGAGGTCAGGCACGGGGACGGGGTCAGGCACGAGGGTGGGAGCGGGGGCAGGCACGAGGGCTGAGTCCGGGGCGGCGAGCGGAAGTCCCACCGACAAGTCCAGCCCCCCAAGCAGTAGTCCCACCCGCAAGTCCAGCGCCCCAGGCGGGAATCCCGCCGGCGTCGGCGAAACCGGTCCCCGGCCGGTGGCGGCCTCCTCCCCCGCCGAACCGCCCGCCCTCGAACTCCGCGCCGTACGCGCCGGATACGACGGCGCACCCGTTCTGCACGGAGTGGACCTCGCCGTACATCCCGGCGAGATCCTCGCCCTCCTCGGCCCGAACGGGGCCGGGAAATCGACGACCTGCCGTGTCGCGGCAGGCCTGATCGCTCCGCTCGGCGGCCAGGTGTACGTGGCCGGCCGCGACGCCACACGAGAGGGTGCCGTACGCCGGTCGCGCGCCGGAGTGGCCCTGGCACCGGAGGGGCGGGGCATCTTCCCGGCGCTCACCATCGAGGAGAACCTCGCCCTGTACCTGCGCGAGAAGAACCAGCGCGAGGCCGTGTACGAGCGGTTCCCCGGCCTCGCCGGACGGCGTGGCGTGCCCGCAGGTTCCCTCTCCGGCGGCGAACAGCAGATGCTCGCCCTGGCGCCGCTCCTCCAACGCCCCCCGAAGGTCCTGATCGCGGACGAACCGTCCCTCGGCCTGGCCCCGCGCATCGTCGAGGAGGTGTTCCGCCTCCTCACCGAACTCCGCGACACCGGAACGGCGTTGCTCCTTGTCGAGGAGAAGGCGACCGAGGCGTTGGGGGTCGCGGACACGGTCGCGTACCTCGCGCAGGGGCGGGTGACGTGGTGCGGTCCACGGGCGTCGGTGGAGGCGGACCGCCTGACGGAGGCGTATCTGGGCCTGGCGGCCCCGCACGATCCGGATACCGGTCCCGTTCCCGTTCCCGTTCCCCTTCCCAGTCCTGACCTCGAACCCGTTCCTGGCCCTGACCCCGAATCCGGTCCCAGTCCTGACCTCGAACCCGGTCCCGGCCCTGACCTCGACTCCGATCCCGGTTCCGATCCAAGCCCCGGGTCCCCCATGAATCCGACGATCCCCTCCCAGCCCCGGAGAGGGGTCCGGCCATGA
- a CDS encoding Tat pathway signal sequence domain protein, with amino-acid sequence MTPTRRTLLGAALGGAAVAAVGLPAIAATAAAWQLKWSPSARTNGLGAFETLEDDRAGSHPAASPHIYATGDNWRFNMHTVDRDTSTDRQRHEVTGLRNGSGSNYLKWTEGQTWRVTYSMYIPSSLKATTTFTHIMQMKQPGTGTSPIVVQSLRRVNGVQTIELKLFEGDILVGRTNLEPLHNKWIDVDFQIKVGNGSAGSVRWILKNGSTTVVDASRTGVDTFLADRVRPKWGIYRSLGDTSGSLQDCYLLLSNMRGYQLV; translated from the coding sequence ATGACCCCCACACGAAGGACCCTGCTCGGTGCGGCACTCGGCGGTGCGGCCGTGGCGGCCGTCGGTCTGCCCGCCATCGCCGCCACCGCCGCGGCCTGGCAGCTGAAGTGGTCCCCGTCGGCGCGCACCAACGGGCTCGGCGCCTTCGAGACCCTGGAGGACGACCGCGCGGGCTCGCACCCCGCGGCCTCCCCGCACATCTATGCCACGGGCGACAACTGGCGCTTCAACATGCACACCGTCGACCGCGACACCTCGACGGACCGTCAGCGCCACGAGGTCACCGGCCTGCGCAACGGCTCCGGCAGCAACTACCTCAAGTGGACCGAGGGCCAGACCTGGCGGGTGACGTACTCGATGTACATCCCCAGCTCCCTGAAGGCGACCACCACCTTCACCCACATCATGCAGATGAAGCAGCCCGGCACCGGAACCTCGCCGATCGTCGTGCAGTCGCTCCGCCGGGTCAACGGCGTGCAGACCATCGAACTCAAGCTCTTCGAGGGCGACATCCTCGTCGGCCGCACGAACCTCGAACCCCTGCACAACAAATGGATCGACGTCGACTTCCAGATCAAGGTCGGCAACGGCTCGGCCGGTTCGGTCCGCTGGATCCTGAAGAACGGCTCAACGACGGTCGTCGACGCGTCGCGCACGGGCGTAGACACGTTCCTGGCCGACCGCGTACGCCCCAAGTGGGGCATCTACCGCTCCCTCGGCGACACGTCGGGCTCCCTCCAGGACTGCTACCTCCTGCTTTCGAACATGCGGGGTTACCAGCTCGTGTGA
- a CDS encoding ABC transporter substrate-binding protein, with translation MSRPTRTIAAAAATAALLLASACNSASTTGSSEADNSVRGVSGTSVKVGGIVSMTTASGYSKKDTDLGARARFDRANAEGGVNGRKIDYLGAEDDGQDPARNLAAARKLVQQDEVFAIAPMSSTTFSGADFLQKQKVPTFGWGTLPSFCGPSYIYGFGGCMVPMPGGTISQTWPEGLKKVLGGSASRSVAILANDSDAGTFAIRTYRQSFTSAGFKVTFAKPSVPATSVPSDWSAYTKEILRSNGGKAPDAIVSVMQTPYNIGLFTAIKRTGYTGLLTDPTDYDPGLLAKSATRKALDGVHVLLSFQPFEQDGVAMTQFKADIRKAAGKDVPLNMHMMTGYMSADLFLAIAEKAGKALTVASFQKAADGFTDTGSMVGDRAEPKGQKESFGCGALVQLKDGKYVVSAPFRCYPPIPFK, from the coding sequence GTGTCGCGACCGACCCGCACCATCGCCGCCGCGGCGGCCACAGCCGCACTGCTGCTGGCGAGCGCCTGCAACTCGGCTTCCACCACCGGGAGTTCGGAGGCCGACAACTCCGTACGCGGAGTGAGCGGTACCTCCGTCAAGGTGGGCGGCATCGTCTCGATGACCACGGCAAGCGGCTACTCGAAGAAGGACACCGACCTCGGGGCCAGGGCCCGCTTCGACCGCGCCAACGCCGAAGGCGGTGTGAACGGGCGGAAGATCGACTATCTGGGCGCCGAGGACGACGGCCAGGATCCGGCCAGGAACCTCGCGGCAGCCCGCAAACTCGTCCAGCAGGACGAGGTGTTCGCGATCGCGCCGATGAGTTCGACGACGTTCTCCGGCGCGGACTTCCTGCAGAAGCAGAAGGTGCCGACCTTCGGCTGGGGCACGCTGCCGTCCTTCTGCGGACCCTCGTACATCTACGGTTTCGGCGGCTGCATGGTGCCGATGCCCGGCGGCACCATCTCGCAGACCTGGCCCGAGGGCCTCAAGAAGGTGCTGGGCGGCTCGGCGAGCAGGAGCGTGGCGATCCTCGCCAACGACAGTGACGCCGGGACGTTCGCCATCCGCACGTATCGGCAGAGCTTCACGTCGGCCGGATTCAAGGTGACGTTCGCGAAGCCGTCCGTACCCGCGACCTCCGTACCGAGCGACTGGTCGGCGTACACGAAGGAGATCCTGCGGAGCAACGGCGGCAAGGCACCGGACGCGATCGTCTCCGTGATGCAGACCCCGTACAACATCGGCCTGTTCACGGCGATCAAGCGCACGGGGTACACCGGGCTGCTCACCGATCCGACCGACTACGACCCCGGGCTGCTCGCGAAGAGCGCGACCAGGAAGGCGCTCGACGGGGTGCACGTCCTGCTGTCGTTCCAGCCGTTCGAGCAGGACGGCGTGGCGATGACGCAGTTCAAGGCGGACATCAGGAAGGCGGCCGGGAAGGATGTGCCCCTGAACATGCACATGATGACGGGCTACATGTCGGCCGATCTCTTCCTCGCCATCGCCGAGAAGGCCGGCAAGGCCCTGACGGTGGCGTCCTTCCAGAAGGCTGCGGACGGGTTCACGGACACCGGCTCGATGGTCGGGGACCGGGCGGAGCCCAAGGGGCAGAAGGAGTCGTTCGGCTGCGGGGCGCTCGTCCAGCTCAAGGACGGGAAGTACGTCGTCTCGGCGCCCTTCAGGTGCTATCCGCCGATCCCCTTCAAGTAG
- a CDS encoding aldo/keto reductase — protein sequence MPQLGFGVWQMADDETEKAVATALEAGYRSIDTAAIYGNERGTGKGITGSGIARKDLFVTTKLWNSDQGYDSTLRAFDASLEKLGLDYVDLYLIHWPAPSRGKYIDTYKAFEKLSADGRAKSIGVSNFLPEHLEKLIDATSVIPAVNQIELHPHLQQRVSREYHAQQGIATEAWSPLGSGRGLLEVPAIVAIAQKHGRTPAQVVLRWHIQLGNVVIPKSVTPSRIKENIDVFDFSLDTEDIAAISALNEDRRLGPDPATEG from the coding sequence ATGCCCCAGCTGGGCTTCGGGGTCTGGCAGATGGCGGACGACGAGACGGAGAAGGCCGTCGCCACCGCCCTGGAGGCCGGGTACCGCAGCATCGACACCGCGGCGATCTACGGCAACGAAAGGGGCACCGGCAAGGGCATCACCGGCTCCGGCATCGCCCGCAAGGATCTCTTCGTCACCACCAAGCTCTGGAACAGCGACCAGGGGTACGACTCCACGCTGCGGGCCTTCGACGCGTCCCTGGAGAAGCTCGGCCTCGACTACGTCGACCTGTACCTCATCCACTGGCCGGCACCGTCCAGGGGCAAGTACATCGACACGTACAAGGCCTTCGAGAAGCTCTCCGCGGACGGCCGGGCCAAGTCCATCGGCGTCTCCAACTTCCTTCCGGAGCACTTGGAGAAGCTGATCGACGCGACGTCCGTCATTCCGGCCGTCAACCAGATCGAGCTGCACCCGCACCTCCAGCAGCGCGTGTCCCGTGAGTACCACGCGCAGCAGGGCATCGCCACGGAGGCGTGGTCCCCGCTCGGCTCGGGCAGGGGCCTGCTGGAGGTCCCGGCCATCGTGGCCATCGCCCAGAAGCACGGCCGTACGCCGGCCCAGGTCGTCCTGCGCTGGCACATCCAGCTCGGGAACGTGGTGATCCCCAAGTCCGTGACGCCGTCCCGGATCAAGGAGAACATCGATGTCTTCGACTTCTCCCTCGACACCGAGGACATCGCCGCGATCAGCGCCCTCAACGAGGACCGACGCCTGGGCCCGGACCCGGCGACGGAGGGCTGA